A stretch of Chloroflexota bacterium DNA encodes these proteins:
- a CDS encoding SDR family oxidoreductase yields the protein MLGNLKGRVAFVTGASRGIGRSICLVMAEQGADIVLADVATEGALKVAKDIERLGHKALVVQVDVAKRDSVVAAVSKALDAFGHIDILVNNASVVYAPGRITMEDGTDTDEDWHFVLAVNLLGPVYCCEAILPHMKERQYGKIINIGSIAAHASRPPHASGLGIPNAYPVSKAALLRYTKALVHQVSEFNINVNAICPSMVWTPTPQQQIEEMIRNRPELANRDPHDVYVETRRAEVPLRREQAPEDIAKMAAFLASEDARNVTGQCIHVDGGMILRD from the coding sequence ATGCTTGGAAACCTTAAAGGCAGGGTAGCCTTTGTAACTGGGGCAAGCCGAGGGATAGGACGTAGTATCTGTCTGGTCATGGCAGAGCAGGGGGCCGATATAGTTCTGGCAGATGTAGCAACAGAAGGGGCGCTTAAAGTAGCTAAGGATATAGAGAGACTGGGGCATAAGGCCTTGGTGGTACAGGTGGACGTTGCCAAGCGTGACTCGGTGGTAGCCGCTGTCAGCAAGGCGCTGGATGCCTTCGGTCACATAGATATCCTGGTCAACAACGCCTCGGTGGTCTATGCCCCTGGGCGTATAACCATGGAAGACGGCACGGATACGGACGAGGACTGGCACTTTGTCCTCGCCGTGAACTTGTTGGGCCCCGTATATTGCTGTGAGGCTATCTTACCGCATATGAAGGAGAGGCAGTACGGGAAGATAATCAACATCGGTTCCATTGCAGCGCATGCCTCACGTCCCCCACATGCATCAGGATTGGGAATCCCCAATGCCTACCCTGTGAGCAAAGCGGCACTCCTGAGATATACCAAAGCGCTGGTTCACCAGGTCTCCGAGTTTAACATAAACGTAAATGCAATCTGCCCTTCAATGGTATGGACACCCACCCCCCAGCAGCAAATCGAGGAGATGATACGCAACAGGCCCGAGCTAGCCAACAGGGACCCCCACGATGTGTACGTGGAGACACGCAGGGCGGAGGTACCGTTGCGCCGTGAGCAGGCACCGGAGGACATCGCCAAGATGGCGGCCTTCCTTGCCTCGGAAGACGCACGCAATGTAACAGGGCAGTGCATACACGTAGACGGTGGGATGATACTGCGCGACTAA